GAATTCGTATGTCTCAAGCGCCTCGATAACAGCATCCGTGTCTGTTGTTCCGGCTTGTTCTATGGCCTGAGCCAGAGCCATGAGTGCATCATAGCTGGTAACGTCAGTACCGAACGGCTTCTGACCGGAAACTTGGATGAAGTCACCGAAATATTGCTGGGAATTCTCGGAAAGGGAGACATTCCACATGTGGTTAACTGTAAGCATATAGTCGGTGTCAGTCGCACCGAGCTCTTCGATTGTTCTTGGATAGCTTAGCAGTCCTGATGCACCAACATATGTAATATTGGGTTTGAGTGACCACCACTGTGAGTGGAATCCCAGACTAGTTCCAAGTAGCAAGTCGACTAGCACTAGATCAGGACCGAAGTCCTCAACTTGGGTAATCTCTGCACTGAAGTCAGTCGTTCCAGGTGTGAATAGCACGCCCTGATAATCGATTCCTGACTCATTGCAGAATCCTTCTAGATGCTCAGTAGCCTCACGTGCCCATGTTAAATCTTCAGTTACAAAGGAAATAGAGTCAACATCTTCAAGAAGATCCGTGGTTGAGGTAAAGAATGCATACATCCACTGTGAGACATTCCACTGAGTTCTAAACAAGTACTTGTACCTATCATAATCATCGGCAACCAGGTTTGTGAAAGCACTTGTTGTGGGGTTGGTTGCGATGAAAACCGTCTCGTAGTCCGCTGCTACCTCCGCTACCTGCATAACGACGCTAGACAAAACTGTACCCATCATGAAATCTACATTGTCGACTGTGATGAGCTTGCTAGCCGCCGATGATGCTGTTTCGGGGTCGCCTTCCGTGTCCTCGCTAACGATGACAACGGGTCTTCCCATTATTCCGCCTTCTTCGTTCAACTGTTCTGCAGCAACTTGGAATCCGTGATATCCGCCTCTTCCGGAAGCGGAAGTGCCACCTGTTAGTGGTTCCAAGACACCGATACGAATCGGTTCTGGACCACCAGTTGGTTGCATGAGATATACCACGCCCACTGCAGCAACAGCGACGATTGCGACAATCGCAACAACCGCGATTATTCGTTTATTCTCTGATAGCATATCTTCCATCACCCTTCTTCAAAGGGTTTCATCAAAACAATAAACAATATATAGCATAAGTACTTTGTGGCTTTTTCAGAGAACCAGTATCAAAAGTGAAAATGAGAAGGATATTTATGATAAATCTCGAAGTATTTTTCAATGGTGTCATACTTGGAAGCCTGTATGGTTTGATGAGTGGTGGATATTCACTCATCTATGGTGTGG
Above is a genomic segment from Candidatus Lokiarchaeota archaeon containing:
- a CDS encoding ABC transporter substrate-binding protein gives rise to the protein MEDMLSENKRIIAVVAIVAIVAVAAVGVVYLMQPTGGPEPIRIGVLEPLTGGTSASGRGGYHGFQVAAEQLNEEGGIMGRPVVIVSEDTEGDPETASSAASKLITVDNVDFMMGTVLSSVVMQVAEVAADYETVFIATNPTTSAFTNLVADDYDRYKYLFRTQWNVSQWMYAFFTSTTDLLEDVDSISFVTEDLTWAREATEHLEGFCNESGIDYQGVLFTPGTTDFSAEITQVEDFGPDLVLVDLLLGTSLGFHSQWWSLKPNITYVGASGLLSYPRTIEELGATDTDYMLTVNHMWNVSLSENSQQYFGDFIQVSGQKPFGTDVTSYDALMALAQAIEQAGTTDTDAVIEALETYEFTGARESFTFMDNHQISYIPPVLLQWQDTEATVVWPSGHSTGSYTDQPWV